Proteins encoded in a region of the Botrytis cinerea B05.10 chromosome 11, complete sequence genome:
- the Bchst4 gene encoding Bchst4: protein MAQESTMNSSSPLSSPLSSIGTISEPSSPSPAVDYPSPPCSSVTDTRVPSEAGDAPDCDGPPPAKRRKMTQPKSTEPKPRTTEYLDLRNFGEGSPEQIAQQDAQMKRLVRVLRGKRKIVVVAGAGISVSAGIPDFRSSTGLFSSLRSQHKLKSSGKELFDASVYKDDSSTTSFHSMVRELSHLTKNAEPTPFHHMLATLAEEGRLLRLYSQNVDGIDTSLEPLATTVPLNSKGPWPKTIQLHGGLAKMVCSKCGHLEDFDGAQFEGPEAPDCGNCVEIDSVRIAAGSRRHGIGRMRPRMVLYNEYNPDEEAIGAVSAADLKKVADAVIVVGTSLKIPGIRRLVKEMCSTTRDRKNGFTAWINLDGEPGGPEFKDCWDMIVRGECDEVARHAGLPKWDDKDLGQYPLILNEGASAKERGIVKVLVTPARSTATADAFPTPGASPRVQSPTPTNAFSKLKAITKPMGPSEKAVATKSTKRKAPADAKVKKPRAPPKPKTNSKMKKQILPGENLKLSMATTKSSGTGEDKNVKGNPRKKLPSKPEKMESVKLENPFSFTPTSALFPNLKSTVPVVAIPLPTRPGTTYSRKVAPLSTRRQDTTPSRKAASSPLSDIRTIPETPSPPGSPFDRNETITPPSKPNRMEHLID, encoded by the exons ATGGCCCAAGAAAGCACGATGAACAGCTCATCGCCTCTCTCATCGCCCCTCTCCAGCATAGGCACCATATCAGAACCATCGTCGCCTTCGCCAGCCGTCGATTACCCCTCTCCGCCATGCAGTAGTGTAACAGATACGAGAGTCCCGTCCGAGGCAGGTGATGCTCCGGATTGCGATGGTCCCCCACCGGCCAAACGTCGTAAGATGACGCAGCCAAAGTCTACAGAGCCAAAACCCAGGACAACCGAGTATCTCGACTTGCGCAACTTTGGGGAAGGATCGCCAGAACAAATCGCACAACAAGATGCGCAAATGAAACGCCTGGTGAGGGTTTTGCGAGGCAAGCGGAAGATTGTGGTCGTGGCCGGTGCTGGTATTTCGGTTTCCGCTGGAA TACCTGATTTTCGATCCTCCACCGGCTTGTTCTCAAGCCTTCGAAGTCAACATAAATTAAAATCGTCTGGAAAGGAGCTATTCGACGCGTCGGTCTACAAAGATGATTCTTCGACAACCTCATTTCATTCTATGGTTCGCGAACTATCCCATTTGACAAAAAATGCCGAACCCACCCCCTTTCACCATATGTTGGCAACGCTTGCGGAAGAAGGCAGATTGTTGCGACTTTACAGTCAGAATGTGGACGGGATTGATACTTCATTGGAACCCCTTGCCACAACCGTTCCATTGAATAGTAAAGGACCTTGGCCAAAGACGATTCAACTCCATGGCGGTTTGGCCAAGATGGTTTGCTCAAAGTGTGGTCACTTGGAAGATTTCGATGGGGCCCAATTCGAAGGTCCAGAAGCGCCAGACTGCGGTAATTGTGTTGAAATTGACTCGGTCAGAATTGCAGCAGGTTCGAGAAGGCACGGAATTGGCCGAATGCGACCTAGAATGGTGCTATACAACGAATACAATCCAGACGAAGAGGCAATTGGTGCAGTCAGCGCAGCggatttgaagaaagtgGCCGATGCAGTCATTGTTGTCGGTACGAGTCTTAAGATACCTGGAATTCGGCGCCTTGTCAAGGAAATGTGCAGCACAACTCGGGATCGCAAAAATGGGTTTACTGCCTGGATAAACCTCGATGGTGAGCCTGGTGGTCCCGAATTTAAGGATTGTTGGGATATGATTGTGCGGGGCGAGTGCGATGAGGTCGCCCGCCATGCAGGCTTGCCAAAATGGGACGACAAGGACCTTGGGCAATATCCTTTGATTCTAAATGAGGGTGCATCTGCAAAGGAACGTGGAATTGTCAAAGTTCTGGTTACACCTGCTCGCAGTACCGCAACCGCGGATGCATTCCCAACACCGGGAGCTAGCCCAAGGGTGCAATCGCCGACGCCCACAAACGCTTTCTCGAAGCTGAAGGCGATTACAAAACCAATGGGACCATCAGAAAAGGCAGTTGCAACAAAGTCAACAAAGAGGAAGGCGCCGGCCGATGCGAAGGTCAAGAAACCAAGGGCACCCCCTAAGCCCAAGACGAattcgaagatgaagaagcaaaTTTTACCTGGAGAGAACCTGAAGCTCTCCATGGCTACTACCAAATCATCGGGTACTGGAGAAGACAAGAATGTGAAGGGCAATCCCAGGAAGAAATTGCCCTCGAAACCAGAAAAAATGGAATCAGTAAAACTGGAGAACCCATTCTCATTTACTCCTACATCCGCATTGTTTCCAAACCTAAAGTCTACCGTGCCCGTTGTAGCAATACCTTTACCTACTCGTCCAGGAACCACTTACTCTAGAAAGGTCGCACCTCTCTCTACTCGTCGTCAAGATACCACTCCTTCCAGGAAAGCTGCATCCTCACCTCTATCTGACATACGCACTATTCCTGAGACTCCCAGTCCTCCTGGAAGTCCTTTTGATCGCAACGAAACGATCACCCCTCCTTCTAAACCTAACAGAATGGAGCACCTCATTGATTGA